Genomic DNA from Clostridia bacterium:
CCTTCCTTTACCACATGCTTTTGAATCATTTCATAAATCGCTTTAACTTCCTCGTCGCTGAGCTTACCTGTTTTTTCGCTGATTCGCTGAATAACAGTTTCTAAATTACGCATGCCTGTAATCAATACGGGCATTTTATGGAATTCAATCATTTCGATTACATCCGCATTTCCAAACGCCGTCAGGATGTTTATCAGCGGATATTTGAATTGGGTGATCTCTGCAAGTGCCTTGTATTTCTCGAAGATTTCACCCACATAAGGTCTTACATCCACCGGCTGACCGTTGGGGCGCTCGACACGGAACATTTCTTCCGACTGTTTTTTAAGCTTGATATTATCATAGATAATGTTGAGCGAAAATACACCTCTTTTGGTGACAATTACACCGGGAGATTTAATTTCGCCCTCCGCCCATTTCAGCTTTGTGAAGGTGCGACCCTTTGCATCCTTTTCCTTGGGCAGAACATAAACGCCCTCTTCCTTTTCAAGGTTTCCAAGATATTCATCTGCCCGCTCGTCGGTGCTTGCAAGCGCCTCATCCAGCTTGGCGATGGTTTCGTAATCCTTTGCGGTTTCGCACATGGCACGCATTTCTCTATGGAGCATATTTTTAACTTCCATTTTACCCTCGGCAACCAAGTTAATCAGAATCTCGCCCTCGGATTTTTCCTGCTTCTTGTGGGCGGATTTTCTGCAGATTAAAATGTTTACAACACTTTGTACCGCACAGAACAGCAAAACAAGTCTTGAAAGACCGTTTGTTGCGTCTGTAAACAGCATAAAGCAGAACACACCGTAAATACCGCGTCCCAAAAGACCCGCGCTGTCAATATCGCATCTTTGGGAAAGGGGTGGTGTCACCAGTGTAAACACAAAGCCCCAGACCAATGCAAAAAGCACCATAACAAGACTTTCTGCCGGTACAACCACCGAATCATCCAAAAGACCTTTGCCCTTTAAAATGGTCATTGCCACCGAATAAAACAGGTTGACAATCAATATGGTTGCCGGCCAGCGCATAACAGAGGCGTTAAGCCATCTTAACAGAAATACCGGACTTTTTAAACCTTTCAACATTTCAAACACTCCTCAATGCAAAACTGCACCTTTTTATGCGTTTTGCTTTTTAATTTCTTCAATCACTTCCATAACCTTCAGGGCTTCTTCGCTCTGAATCGGATAATCCTTGCCTTCGCGGATTGCTTCGTAAAGGTAGGTCCATGTGTGGTCAAGCGGATTGGTATCCCAGGTTTTTTCTTCGGTTACAAAAGGCGTTTCGATGGCTTTGCCAAATTTTGCACCCTCGGGGGTGTGGGTAGATGCCTTTAAGTCTTCTACCTTAAAGTCCTCGGGCAGATATTTGATGGTGTAGGTATCACCGTTGCTCACCAGCGCACCGCGGGTACCGTAAACCACATATTCGGGCTGCGGAAGTGCGGTTGCACCGCTGATTTCCATTTCTACCGTTCTGCCGTTGATGCCTTCAAAAATAACGCGTACAAAATCCTCGCAGTCCCCGGCACAGATGACCTGCTTGATGTCTGAATACATTCTCTTATAATCACCGCCGCAGAAGCGTAAGGACTGGTCTACAATATGCGGACCCCAGTTTAACAGCTGACCGCCACCGTACTGGGAAAGAGTCTGCCAGTCACGACGGTAATCAAAGCCGTCCTGGTTACGGCGGATGAGGTAAACATCACCCAAAATGCCCGATTCAATAATCTGATTGACCTGCATGAATTTTGCCTCAAAGCGTCTGTTGTGGCGGATAAACAGCTTTCTTTCGCCTGTCTTTTCGCCCAATTCCATCAAAAGCTTTGCCTCTGCATAGGTCACAGACATGGGCTTTTCCAAAAATACAATTTTTCCTGCTTCAAGAGCCGTTTTTGCGTGCTTGAAATGGTCGCAGGAACGGGTGGATACGATCACCACTTCCACATCCGGGTCTTCCACCAGATCTTCCGGCTCGGTATATGTCTTACATTCGGGATATTTTTCGGTCATCCAACCAAGGCGCTCGGGGTCAATGTCGCAAACGGCTGTGTAGGTAAACATATCTTCTTTACCCTCCAGTTCCTTTAAATGCATGCCGTAGCCTGCTCTGCCCAAACCGATTGCACCTAATTTAATTTGTTTTTTCATCACACATCTCTCCATTTTTTCAGATTACAGCTTCATTATACAACGTTTTTTTGATAATAGCAACAAAAATATGTATACTTGCTCTGAATTCACATGTTTTCGGACGAAAAATCCATGTATTTCCTTAAAAACTGTAAAAAACTTTAGAAAAACAAATATTTTAGATATCATCTGCTTTATTCGCTTGTTTCAGCAAAGCAGAACAATAATGATGTAGTTTAATTTTAGTGAAATAATTTACCTCGCAAATTGTGAAATAGCAAGTTAACGCTTTCTGTGAAATAAAATAAATCGTTTTTTCTGTTTGTTCAAAACACTACCCTTCAAAAATGTTTTTGAAGGGTAGTGTTTTATTCTTCCATTTTTCGGGTCAGCTCCCTGATAAATGCATCCATTTCTTCGCTGTCCGGCAATCCGGAATTGAAATAGCCTTTTTTTAAAATTTCTATCCGGTCGTTGATGCCCAGCACCGTAACCTCCCTATCCTCTCCCATGTAGGTTAAAAAGGCTTGCGGCAATATAAGCGAGTCCCCGATCATTTCTTTCCGGCTTTCCAGAATCTTGTTGCTTCCGTAATATGCTTCTGCGTCTTCTACATCAGGCGGACAGATGACCACCGTAATCTCATCCTCTCCCCACTCGATGCAAAAGATTGAGCACATCCGGCTTTGCAGGTCAAATCCCAGCTGTATCCCGTTTTCACGGATGGTTTCCTGATAGCTTCCTATATACATTACACATTCTCCTTTTTATGTTTGGGACAGGACACTGTCGATATACTCGTTAACCAGGTCGGCAGCCTTATACGGTTGCTGTTCCGCCAGTTCCAGAATTCTTTGGACCGCATCCGGATGGTTCTTTATGGCATTATACGCCTTTCCGATATATCTGTCAAGGGTACATTCTCTTTTTTGCAGTGCCAGGAAATACGGTTGTCTTCCCGACCCGTTGTCTCGCATGTTACGCAGACTTGAAACGCGGTAATAATCTCCGTCCCGAATCAGACAAAGGTGCTCTGCACAGCCTACGCCCCAATCCGGTCCGAGGTAAATGCATTCCTTCGGCTCGCGCTGCGGACAAAATATACCTCTTCCTGCTCAAGCGGTTCTGCAAAAAGCATCATAAAGAGCTTTTTGGTGCTTTCGGCTAAATCTGCATACTCTTCCAGTGTAATCCGAGCCTTGTTCAGTACGGGAATTGTTTTTTCACCGTTTACAATTTCTTTTTCCAGACAACTGATTCTGTTCAGGTAGTCCTGAAACTCTTCTTCTCTGTTTTTGCGCAATGCCTGTCTGAGACGCATAACAGCACCTTCTCCGCCCTCGGCAAGCCACAAGGACAGCTTATTGAACAGCTTTTCCGGGCAGGCGGGCACAGCCTCTGTCCGGTATACTCAAAAATGCGCTTTTCAATTTCCATCTTTTTGCAGGACATAATGAATCCGCTTCTGGTCATTCCGGACATCTGAAATTCCAAAGTGTCCTTTGTCCGGCTCCAGCCTACATTCCCCAGCGATTCGCAAAAAGCCCTATCGTTCTTGGTATCCAGTCCGTCAAAGATAACCTCCAGCAACGAATCCATTACACATCTGTCCTTAAGATCTGCTTCGTCATACACCTTTGTAATAAACTGAACCTCTGTTTCATACGCTTTGTCGTCCACAATCCAGCCCAGTAAGGGACTGTAATCCCTGAATCCTGCCATCCTTGTCATAGCTTCCTGACCCTTGACAATATCCCGTATGGTGGTTTCTGTGCTGCCTCTGACAATCACAACCGAGCCGTATGTACGGGCAGGCAGGTGAATATATTTCAGCTCTTTAAAAATCTGCTCTATATCCCAACCCCGGTATTTAATCATCAAAAACGAATCCTTTTCCCGCACCTTCAGATGGCTGAAAATTTCATTCCTTTCCACACAGAAAGCGGTTTTCTCCTTTCGGGATAACGCATCCGCCTCATTAACAAATTCCGTCAGCTCCCGTTTGTTTAACATGCTTACAGATACCATAATCACACACCCTTTTTTATTTCTGTCTTTTTCCTCTTTACATTTATAACGCAAAACCGTCCTTTTTTTCGCAGCAAACCCGAAAAATCTTTTTTATCGCAAATTTCGACTTTGTCTGAACATACAGTGAGAGTAACATAGAAACTTTTTATCTTTCAGGAAACCAACAATTTCATATTGTGGTTCCTGAATTTCAAAAAAAGTGTTCCTTGATTTATTTTTTTCGAACACTTTTTTTATATCGAAGTGGCGTAACTGTGTGCCTTTTGGGGATTCCCTATTCGTATCTTGTTTCGCAAAAACTCACCGTCAACTCGCTAAAAATTCTCAAATCTATTGAAATTTATAACTAATTATGCTAT
This window encodes:
- a CDS encoding Gfo/Idh/MocA family oxidoreductase yields the protein MKKQIKLGAIGLGRAGYGMHLKELEGKEDMFTYTAVCDIDPERLGWMTEKYPECKTYTEPEDLVEDPDVEVVIVSTRSCDHFKHAKTALEAGKIVFLEKPMSVTYAEAKLLMELGEKTGERKLFIRHNRRFEAKFMQVNQIIESGILGDVYLIRRNQDGFDYRRDWQTLSQYGGGQLLNWGPHIVDQSLRFCGGDYKRMYSDIKQVICAGDCEDFVRVIFEGINGRTVEMEISGATALPQPEYVVYGTRGALVSNGDTYTIKYLPEDFKVEDLKASTHTPEGAKFGKAIETPFVTEEKTWDTNPLDHTWTYLYEAIREGKDYPIQSEEALKVMEVIEEIKKQNA